A genome region from Triticum aestivum cultivar Chinese Spring chromosome 2B, IWGSC CS RefSeq v2.1, whole genome shotgun sequence includes the following:
- the LOC123040956 gene encoding tyrosine N-monooxygenase-like, producing the protein MGIHLLSSCQRASATGRASIYLPRDPQRLVLLRRPKSKIACSRSRIVGASAPALPPGPVPWPVVGNLPEMLLSKPAFRWIHRMMEDMGTDITCVRLGSVHVIAITCPSIAREVLRKQDANFASRPLTFASGTISGGYKDAVLSPFGDQWKKMRRVLTSEIVCPSRHRWLHDRRADEADNLSRYVHTLATGSASGVDVRHVARHYCGNVIRRLVFGRRYFGEHRPDGGPGLMEEEHMDAVFTSLELLFAFCVSDYLPWLRGLDLDGHEKMVKEANATVNRLHDTVIDERSRQWKSGERREQDDFLDVLITLKDAQGKSALTIEEVKAHSRDIILAATDNPSNAVEWALAEMANAPEVMAKAVEEMDRVVGRERLVQELDIPQLNYANACIREAFRLHPVAPFNLPHVALGDTTVAGYHVPKGSHVILSRIGLGRNPVIWEEPLLFKPERHINMAEGGDVVLTENELRFISFSTGRRGCIASSLGTDMCMMLFGRLIQGFTWSKPPGVAAIDLSESEHDLYLTKPLVLHAEPRLPMHLYSATGI; encoded by the exons ATGGGCATTCATCTCCTCAGCAGCTGCCAACGAGCTAGCGCTACTGGTCGTGCTAGCATTTATCTCCCTCGTGATCCACAGAGGCTGGTGCTGCTCAGGCGTCCCAAGAGCAAGATCGCATGTTCTCGTAGCAGAATTGTTGGTGCGTCGGCGCCGGCTCTCCCGCCGGGTCCTGTGCCGTGGCCGGTAGTGGGGAACCTTCCCGAGATGTTACTCAGCAAGCCGGCATTCCGGTGGATCCATCGGATGATGGAGGACATGGGCACCGACATCACCTGCGTCCGCCTCGGCAGCGTGCACGTCATCGCCATCACCTGCCCCAGCATCGCCCGTGAGGTACTCAGGAAGCAGGACGCCAACTTCGCCTCCCGCCCGCTCACCTTCGCCTCCGGCACCATCAGCGGCGGGTACAAGGACGCCGTGCTCTCGCCCTTCGGCGACCAGTGGAAGAAGATGCGCCGCGTGCTCACCTCGGAGATCGTCTGCCCGTCCCGCCACCGGTGGCTCCACGACCGCCGCGCCGACGAGGCTGACAACCTCAGCCGCTACGTCCACACCCTCGCCACCGGGTCTGCGTCGGGCGTGGACGTGAGGCACGTGGCGAGGCACTACTGCGGCAACGTCATCCGCCGGCTAGTCTTCGGCCGGCGGTACTTTGGCGAGCATCGGCCGGACGGTGGGCCGGGCCTGATGGAGGAGGAGCACATGGACGCCGTGTTTACGTCCCTCGAGCTCCTCTTCGCGTTCTGCGTCTCAGACTACCTCCCGTGGCTGCGGGGTCTCGACCTGGATGGCCACGAGAAGATGGTCAAGGAGGCGAACGCGACGGTGAACCGGCTCCACGACACAGTCATCGACGAGCGATCGAGGCAGTGGAAGTCCGGCGAGAGGAGGGAGCAAGACGACTTCCTCGACGTGCTCATCACGCTGAAAGACGCTCAGGGGAAGTCGGCGCTCACCATCGAAGAGGTCAAAGCGCACTCGCGG GACATAATATTAGCGGCCACTGACAATCCGTCGAACGCGGTGGAGTGGGCGCTGGCGGAGATGGCGAATGCACCGGAGGTGATGGCAAAGGCGGTGGAGGAGATGGACCGGGTGGTGGGCCGAGAGCGGCTGGTGCAGGAATTAGACATCCCGCAACTCAACTATGCCAACGCGTGCATCCGCGAGGCGTTTCGGCTGCACCCCGTCGCCCCCTTCAATTTGCCGCACGTTGCGCTCGGTGACACCACTGTTGCCGGCTACCACGTGCCCAAGGGCAGCCACGTCATCCTCAGCCGCATCGGGCTTGGTCGAAACCCGGTCATCTGGGAGGAGCCACTTCTCTTCAAACCAGAGCGCCACATTAATATGGCTGAAGGCGGCGATGTTGTGCTCACCGAGAATGAATTGCGGTTCATCTCCTTCAGCACCGGCCGCCGTGGGTGCATCGCGTCATCGCTAGGGACGGACATGTGCATGATGCTCTTCGGGCGGCTAATCCAAGGGTTCACTTGGAGCAAGCCGCCGGGGGTAGCAGCCATCGATCTCAGCGAGTCGGAGCACGATTTATACCTAACAAAGCCGCTGGTGCTCCACGCAGAGCCACGCCTACCGATGCACCTCTACTCCGCCACTGGTATCTAA